One Lacipirellulaceae bacterium DNA window includes the following coding sequences:
- a CDS encoding prepilin-type N-terminal cleavage/methylation domain-containing protein, with amino-acid sequence MSRTSPLRRGFTLIELLMSVAITAVLTAGLASSLYIAAQSLDVADEGLHQTREAHRVLAAIHRDAQAATAFSELTATSVAMSVPDRNGDNVPETIRYAWSGTAGDPLTYQINGGTVETIAADVQAFNLGYLSRFIEGVSQLPRVLFVSGQSADGDGGIDTPTAAEQLRIDLIESWGYDVQTISQEATQATFDAELAEANVVFVSGQINSGTLGTKVTATSVGVVTESAYNAVQLGILGTTLYTFYQPSQTIEITDASHYIMSEHAAGALQVFDSEQQVKMHFSTADLAPATNVLAEVSQALAFPTFVTVDADEEVSGGGNAAGRRVLLPWGDNGFDFTSLNTDGQTLLQRSIQWAAGDGENSPNFVKYRSFTEAKVVIDDQSLTIDTTIDTQEGDLLIMAIGVDGDQTATLAAQTGWTELTIGEYQAGVTLGVWWKLAGSSEPANHTITWGVNQRAYAWMMRFNRHDPNNPIHLFASQGGLSANPTCPAVTTTVPNTMILRLGGFDLNEVTVDSSGLAGHTTITMDASDFGPGKFQASGGAGYIQQSVAGDSGTSDFTLTGSEQFVTVTIAIAPEPED; translated from the coding sequence ATGTCTCGAACTTCCCCATTGCGACGCGGTTTTACGCTCATCGAATTGCTGATGAGTGTCGCGATCACTGCTGTGCTGACGGCGGGGCTTGCCTCTTCGTTGTACATAGCCGCCCAGTCGTTGGACGTTGCTGACGAAGGGTTGCATCAAACGCGCGAGGCCCATCGCGTGTTGGCAGCGATTCATCGCGACGCGCAGGCGGCGACCGCGTTTTCAGAGCTGACGGCCACTTCAGTCGCGATGTCGGTGCCGGACCGCAACGGGGATAACGTTCCTGAAACGATTCGCTACGCTTGGAGCGGCACGGCGGGTGATCCGCTCACCTATCAGATCAACGGCGGGACGGTGGAAACGATCGCCGCCGATGTGCAGGCGTTCAACTTGGGATACCTTTCGCGTTTTATCGAAGGTGTTTCCCAGTTGCCGCGGGTGCTGTTTGTTTCAGGGCAGTCCGCCGATGGCGATGGGGGAATCGATACGCCGACCGCTGCGGAGCAGCTTCGCATCGACTTGATTGAGAGTTGGGGGTACGACGTTCAGACAATCTCTCAGGAAGCGACTCAGGCGACGTTCGACGCGGAGCTTGCCGAAGCAAATGTTGTCTTCGTGTCAGGCCAGATTAATAGCGGTACGCTGGGCACCAAGGTGACGGCTACGTCGGTGGGGGTCGTTACGGAGTCAGCTTACAACGCGGTGCAACTTGGCATCCTGGGCACCACGCTTTACACGTTCTATCAGCCCTCGCAGACCATCGAGATCACCGATGCCTCGCACTACATTATGTCGGAACATGCTGCCGGCGCTTTGCAGGTGTTCGACTCGGAGCAGCAGGTGAAGATGCACTTCAGCACGGCTGACCTTGCCCCGGCGACCAACGTCTTGGCGGAAGTCAGTCAAGCACTTGCGTTCCCAACTTTTGTCACCGTCGATGCCGACGAGGAAGTTTCCGGCGGGGGAAATGCCGCGGGGCGACGGGTGCTGCTCCCCTGGGGGGATAACGGTTTCGATTTCACAAGCCTAAACACGGATGGTCAAACTCTGCTGCAACGCTCGATACAGTGGGCTGCGGGTGACGGGGAAAATTCTCCCAACTTTGTGAAGTACCGATCTTTCACTGAGGCAAAGGTTGTCATTGATGATCAGTCGCTCACCATCGATACGACTATAGATACGCAAGAGGGCGATCTGCTGATCATGGCTATTGGAGTCGACGGTGACCAAACGGCGACCTTAGCGGCTCAGACAGGCTGGACAGAGTTGACTATTGGCGAGTACCAAGCAGGCGTTACACTGGGCGTTTGGTGGAAGCTGGCAGGTTCTTCAGAACCTGCTAATCACACTATCACATGGGGAGTGAACCAACGCGCGTATGCCTGGATGATGAGATTCAATAGACACGACCCAAATAATCCGATTCATTTGTTTGCCAGCCAGGGCGGACTATCTGCAAACCCAACTTGCCCTGCAGTCACGACTACCGTCCCCAATACAATGATCCTGCGACTCGGGGGATTTGACCTCAATGAAGTGACGGTCGATTCGTCAGGACTGGCTGGCCACACGACGATCACGATGGATGCCAGCGATTTCGGCCCGGGAAAATTCCAAGCCTCGGGAGGTGCTGGTTACATCCAGCAGTCAGTCGCCGGAGATTCGGGGACGTCCGACTTCACGCTAACCGGCAGCGAGCAATTTGTCACCGTCACAATCGCCATCGCTCCCGAGCCAGAGGACTAG
- a CDS encoding amidohydrolase: MPKAWQQLLHKHVSEIAVDLVEMRRELHSHPEPSGSELQTSLLLYQRLESLGLSVTMGPEGCGVLADNREPDLDQRIAFRGDIDALRIQDEKTVAYRSQNAGIMHACGHDAHATIAYGVAAALSKLQEAGDLPWPISWRAILQPAEETATGAKAMVAAGALKDIAAIFALHVDPVRPVGTIGIRTGALTANCDAIKFVVKGQGGHGARPHESKDPIAATALLVNSLYQFVPRANDSLDGTVLSIGRIAGGENPNVIPDHVEIEGTLRTLDAQVRQKAIDHIHQVLRGVEEITETRIEMTLPVGTPSVMNDSAVTKLVESAAASILDCSQIQTINRPSMGGEDFADYLGNCPGTMFRLGTRKDAGDPTLLHTSLFDIDEAALPIGVEIIAHAVILACHPQDGMLGA, encoded by the coding sequence ATGCCCAAAGCCTGGCAACAACTTCTGCACAAGCACGTCTCGGAGATCGCGGTCGATCTGGTTGAGATGCGACGCGAATTGCATTCGCACCCTGAACCAAGCGGCTCCGAACTACAGACGAGCCTGCTTTTGTATCAGCGGCTCGAATCACTAGGACTGTCCGTGACGATGGGCCCAGAGGGCTGTGGGGTGCTCGCGGATAATCGTGAGCCTGATCTCGACCAACGAATCGCTTTCCGTGGCGACATTGATGCTCTGCGAATTCAAGATGAGAAGACGGTTGCCTATCGCAGCCAAAATGCGGGCATTATGCATGCTTGTGGACACGACGCGCACGCGACGATCGCTTATGGGGTCGCAGCCGCATTAAGCAAATTACAGGAAGCTGGCGACTTGCCTTGGCCGATCAGTTGGCGAGCGATTCTGCAGCCCGCGGAGGAGACGGCCACGGGGGCGAAAGCAATGGTCGCAGCGGGAGCCCTCAAGGACATTGCCGCGATCTTCGCGCTGCATGTTGACCCGGTACGCCCGGTCGGGACGATTGGCATCCGCACCGGCGCACTGACCGCCAATTGCGATGCGATTAAGTTCGTCGTCAAAGGGCAGGGCGGCCACGGGGCTCGCCCCCACGAGTCGAAAGACCCGATCGCCGCCACCGCGCTACTTGTGAATTCGTTGTATCAATTCGTCCCCCGTGCCAACGATAGTCTCGATGGCACGGTCCTGTCCATCGGCCGAATTGCGGGCGGTGAGAATCCAAATGTCATTCCCGATCACGTTGAAATCGAAGGAACTCTGCGTACGTTGGATGCTCAAGTCCGGCAGAAAGCGATCGACCACATTCATCAGGTGCTACGCGGCGTGGAGGAAATTACCGAGACCCGGATCGAGATGACGTTGCCTGTAGGGACCCCATCGGTGATGAATGATTCGGCGGTGACGAAGCTCGTTGAATCCGCTGCCGCGTCAATTCTTGATTGTAGTCAGATTCAGACGATCAATCGCCCGAGCATGGGGGGAGAAGACTTCGCCGACTATCTGGGAAATTGTCCAGGGACCATGTTCCGTCTGGGGACGCGAAAAGATGCCGGCGATCCAACTTTGCTGCATACCTCGTTGTTTGATATTGATGAGGCTGCGTTGCCGATAGGTGTTGAGATCATCGCACATGCTGTCATCCTAGCCTGTCATCCGCAAGATGGCATGCTTGGGGCATAG
- a CDS encoding tetratricopeptide repeat protein produces MSSVAVQPASQNQAARDGSTRRVWIISPSWDLLYLVATPVLIIPLVILARNRWSPEAVSLAVISFASLGHHLPGFMRAYGDRELFSRFRWRFLLAPPLLFALALLFSPPDWLARGLGLPWTHLHGLELILLVWGTWHGLMQTYGFMRIYDVKLGETASREARLDHALCLVIFIAGVVFSDSRMFGIANAMWQAGLPVFGPEWLNGARWVAGSAGAIVGVLYLLNLVTRWRGGRPLNFAKLLLALTTGGFYWYTGLLSTNLLIGLAMFEIYHAVQYYAIVWIYNRRLFERAGERFGWLGFLFRDRYTMLGIYLALIAAYSSIRYFTGDASSYIYTSDGNNAYQLLFALFVTSSLLHFYFDGFIWKVSDRRTQANLTDEDGTTSRLELSVPAVKHAAKWSIFVALAAGLLWSERKILRAETHQREQAVREGLMELTPELPEAKILNSRNALTNGQIELAAKLADEVVEMRPHSSELHVEAASVFLAAKRNDKVLELLEPLIARNSNQWKPAIDLAYAYERLGESHRAEETLLEAIRRQPNRLEPPQYLAEFYRRQNRLYDAFKQLQMVINENPRDYRNRLIVGDLLATLGKREQARVAYQETAKELRQAVAEAPSEVELQRLLGEALYQLGDWQNASKAFQACVRLQPHNEEHYVNLAFSYDALGTSEAAVATVRAGLEVIPDSEQLRLALEMLVP; encoded by the coding sequence GTGTCCAGCGTTGCCGTACAGCCTGCTTCCCAGAATCAAGCAGCCCGGGATGGCTCGACTCGCAGGGTTTGGATTATTTCCCCGTCCTGGGATTTGCTTTACCTGGTGGCAACGCCGGTATTGATCATCCCGCTGGTGATCCTGGCTCGAAACCGTTGGTCGCCCGAGGCCGTCTCCCTAGCCGTTATTTCCTTCGCTTCGCTCGGCCATCACTTGCCCGGTTTCATGCGAGCTTATGGGGATCGAGAGCTCTTCTCACGGTTCCGTTGGAGATTTCTGCTTGCTCCGCCCTTGTTGTTTGCACTGGCTTTGCTTTTCTCTCCACCCGACTGGCTGGCAAGAGGATTAGGGCTTCCTTGGACGCACCTACACGGGCTCGAATTGATTCTCCTCGTGTGGGGCACTTGGCACGGACTGATGCAGACTTACGGCTTCATGCGCATCTACGATGTGAAGCTCGGAGAAACCGCCAGCCGCGAAGCTCGCCTCGATCATGCGCTTTGCTTGGTGATCTTCATCGCGGGCGTTGTGTTTAGCGACTCGCGAATGTTTGGCATTGCCAACGCAATGTGGCAAGCAGGGCTTCCTGTGTTTGGGCCGGAATGGTTGAACGGCGCCCGTTGGGTGGCAGGTTCTGCGGGAGCAATCGTTGGTGTGTTGTATCTGTTGAATCTGGTAACTCGCTGGCGTGGCGGACGACCGCTGAATTTCGCCAAGCTCTTGCTTGCTCTGACCACGGGTGGGTTTTATTGGTACACCGGGCTGCTCTCAACGAACCTGCTGATCGGTCTCGCGATGTTCGAGATCTACCACGCAGTCCAGTATTACGCGATCGTGTGGATCTACAATCGACGGCTCTTTGAACGAGCGGGCGAACGCTTCGGCTGGCTCGGCTTTTTGTTCCGCGATCGCTATACGATGTTGGGCATCTACCTGGCTTTGATCGCGGCTTACAGTTCGATTCGTTACTTCACGGGCGACGCCAGCAGCTACATTTACACGAGCGACGGCAACAATGCCTATCAACTGCTGTTCGCGTTGTTCGTCACTTCTTCTCTGCTGCATTTCTACTTTGATGGATTCATCTGGAAAGTGAGCGACCGCCGGACGCAAGCGAACCTTACGGACGAAGACGGTACGACTTCGCGGCTCGAGCTTTCAGTTCCCGCTGTCAAGCACGCTGCCAAATGGTCGATCTTTGTCGCATTAGCGGCAGGTCTGCTGTGGAGCGAACGAAAAATCTTGCGTGCCGAAACGCATCAGCGCGAGCAGGCGGTTCGTGAAGGGCTGATGGAACTCACGCCCGAACTCCCGGAGGCAAAGATACTTAATAGTCGTAATGCGTTGACAAATGGACAGATAGAGCTAGCAGCTAAGTTGGCTGATGAAGTGGTCGAAATGCGCCCGCACTCCAGCGAACTTCATGTAGAAGCCGCTTCTGTTTTCCTAGCGGCTAAGCGTAACGACAAGGTACTGGAATTACTGGAACCGCTAATTGCACGCAACTCCAACCAGTGGAAACCAGCAATCGACCTGGCTTATGCCTACGAGCGATTAGGAGAATCACACAGGGCTGAAGAAACACTCCTAGAAGCTATTCGTCGGCAGCCGAACCGTTTGGAACCGCCGCAATATTTAGCCGAGTTTTATCGCCGACAGAATCGCCTATATGATGCGTTCAAGCAACTTCAAATGGTTATCAATGAGAACCCGCGTGACTATCGCAATCGGCTGATCGTGGGTGATCTCTTGGCAACGTTGGGGAAAAGAGAGCAGGCGCGAGTGGCCTACCAGGAGACAGCCAAGGAATTGAGGCAGGCTGTCGCAGAAGCCCCTAGCGAGGTCGAACTGCAACGGTTGCTTGGCGAAGCTCTCTACCAGCTTGGCGATTGGCAAAATGCCTCTAAAGCTTTTCAGGCGTGTGTGCGCCTACAACCACACAATGAAGAACACTACGTGAATCTCGCGTTCTCATACGATGCGTTGGGGACCTCGGAGGCTGCAGTAGCAACTGTTCGCGCGGGGTTAGAAGTCATTCCAGATTCCGAACAACTTAGGTTGGCGCTCGAGATGCTGGTCCCGTAG
- a CDS encoding flagellar export chaperone FliS: MSQNTQAQYLNSKVTTASQPELQLMLFDGALRFGTKARKAWAETMDHVETERYLGRALDIIEAIVMGVSGSQEPVAKQLEEQYAFLFREIAASRINNDLKRFDKAMTLLAYERETWKMACDKLAAETVGDQPASTQRVPTPHLSTAPAAAGEPAQSFSFQA; the protein is encoded by the coding sequence ATGTCTCAGAATACCCAAGCTCAATACCTTAATTCCAAAGTGACAACAGCCTCGCAACCGGAACTTCAGTTGATGTTGTTCGACGGTGCTTTGCGTTTTGGTACGAAGGCACGTAAGGCGTGGGCAGAGACGATGGACCATGTCGAGACGGAGCGCTACCTGGGGCGTGCCTTGGACATCATCGAGGCAATCGTGATGGGTGTCTCTGGAAGCCAAGAGCCTGTTGCTAAGCAGTTGGAAGAGCAGTACGCCTTCCTCTTCCGGGAGATCGCGGCGAGTCGGATCAACAACGATCTGAAGCGGTTCGACAAAGCGATGACGCTACTCGCCTATGAGCGAGAAACTTGGAAAATGGCGTGTGATAAGTTGGCAGCCGAGACAGTTGGCGACCAGCCAGCTTCCACCCAGCGTGTTCCGACGCCGCATCTCAGCACGGCACCGGCTGCAGCCGGTGAGCCGGCGCAGAGCTTCTCCTTTCAAGCGTAG
- a CDS encoding GspH/FimT family pseudopilin, whose product MPSERSLVARRPLRGFTMIELIMVMLVVGILAAVAAPKYSTAVSQYRADLAARELEADLAYAASEAQRTSQAVTVNFDVTNQRYEMTGVSGADRPGQDFRANMSEAEVTLISADFGGAESVTFDIYGRPTATGSVVLESPGETRTVNVDDAGDTEMQTTTTTN is encoded by the coding sequence ATGCCCAGCGAACGCTCTCTCGTCGCCCGACGCCCGCTCCGCGGTTTTACCATGATCGAGCTGATCATGGTGATGCTGGTCGTGGGAATATTGGCTGCAGTTGCTGCGCCGAAGTACTCGACGGCGGTGTCGCAGTATCGGGCGGACTTGGCGGCGCGGGAGTTGGAGGCGGACCTCGCTTATGCCGCTTCGGAAGCCCAACGGACCAGTCAGGCGGTGACGGTTAACTTTGATGTCACGAACCAGCGCTACGAAATGACCGGCGTCAGTGGTGCGGACCGTCCTGGGCAAGATTTTCGGGCGAATATGTCGGAAGCGGAAGTGACCTTGATCTCTGCGGACTTCGGCGGGGCTGAGAGTGTGACGTTTGACATTTACGGACGGCCCACGGCGACCGGTTCGGTGGTGTTGGAATCGCCTGGCGAGACACGGACCGTCAACGTTGATGATGCGGGGGATACCGAAATGCAAACAACGACGACTACGAATTAG
- the trxA gene encoding thioredoxin produces MGVLEITDENFESEVAQSSEPVLLDFWAPWCGPCRQIAPVVEELAGENTGSAKVAKLNVDDAPNAAQNYGVSSIPTIMVFKDGEVVDRFVGVQPKARLQEAIDAAKG; encoded by the coding sequence ATGGGCGTATTGGAAATCACCGACGAGAACTTTGAGAGCGAAGTTGCTCAATCCTCTGAGCCCGTGTTGCTCGATTTCTGGGCCCCGTGGTGCGGACCTTGCCGCCAGATCGCTCCCGTGGTCGAGGAACTCGCAGGCGAGAATACCGGCTCGGCCAAGGTGGCGAAGCTGAACGTCGACGACGCGCCCAACGCAGCACAGAACTACGGCGTGAGCAGCATTCCCACCATTATGGTTTTCAAAGATGGTGAAGTGGTCGATCGTTTCGTAGGCGTCCAGCCAAAGGCCCGCCTGCAAGAGGCGATTGATGCCGCCAAGGGTTAG
- a CDS encoding thioredoxin family protein → MVRTPSTMLSLGTSAPDFSLINVDGKMVSNADFQNAKGLLVMFICNHCPYVKHVADQLALLGAEYLQKGVAVVAISSNDVSNYPADSPEQMVAEAEERGYQFPYLYDETQEVAKSYRAACTPDFFLFDGEQKLYYRGQLDSSRPDSGIPVTGEDLRGALDALLAGEPAPEGQIASLGCNIKWKPGEEPPYFK, encoded by the coding sequence ATGGTTCGCACCCCCAGCACCATGCTATCACTTGGCACCAGTGCCCCCGATTTTTCGCTCATCAACGTCGACGGAAAGATGGTCTCCAACGCGGATTTCCAAAATGCAAAGGGGCTGCTCGTGATGTTCATCTGCAACCATTGCCCCTACGTCAAGCATGTGGCCGACCAACTCGCTTTGCTGGGTGCCGAGTATTTGCAGAAAGGTGTGGCTGTGGTTGCCATCAGCTCGAATGACGTCTCTAACTACCCAGCCGACTCGCCGGAGCAAATGGTGGCCGAAGCGGAAGAGCGCGGCTACCAGTTCCCGTATCTCTACGACGAAACACAAGAAGTGGCTAAGTCCTACCGAGCCGCCTGCACGCCCGACTTCTTCCTGTTCGACGGCGAGCAAAAGCTGTACTACCGCGGCCAGCTCGACAGCAGCCGCCCAGACAGCGGTATTCCCGTGACGGGAGAAGACTTGCGAGGAGCGCTGGATGCGTTGCTAGCTGGAGAACCCGCACCTGAAGGGCAAATCGCGAGCCTCGGTTGCAATATCAAGTGGAAGCCTGGTGAAGAGCCCCCGTATTTTAAGTAG
- a CDS encoding YbdK family carboxylate-amine ligase has product MPKLSFRSNPEPTIGIEIELGIVDEETMELSNSFEQIAGRLPKGEIECFKPELMQSVMELNTGVCKTIAEADEDLRTKLLLVEKAAQETGNRLWWGATHPFSHWSDQRVTPNERYHGLIESLQDLARRLITFGLHVHVGVDSGDKAVMVCDRILRHLPTLLALSSSSPYWIGRDTGLASMRSKVMEGLPTAGLPTLMRNWSEYVWLVRHMEETGFINTIREIWWDVRPHHNFGTVEVRVCDMPGNLEDTLNIAALVQCLVKALSNEIDEGAYQHDCHPMMVAQNKWRAARFGREAQLVDSYSFEVNSVATVTQRLCAQLDPIAQELNCSDYLARCSKMAQQPSWASRQRSLSEGLADQVAMVRQLTDESRIS; this is encoded by the coding sequence ATGCCTAAACTCTCTTTTCGCTCGAACCCTGAGCCTACGATTGGTATCGAAATTGAACTTGGCATCGTTGATGAGGAGACGATGGAACTCTCCAACTCGTTCGAGCAGATTGCCGGACGACTTCCCAAAGGTGAAATAGAATGTTTCAAGCCCGAGCTGATGCAGTCGGTCATGGAGCTAAACACGGGCGTTTGCAAAACGATTGCCGAAGCTGACGAAGACTTGCGAACAAAGTTGCTCTTAGTTGAAAAAGCGGCTCAAGAAACTGGGAATCGTCTTTGGTGGGGGGCGACGCATCCTTTCTCGCATTGGTCGGATCAGCGTGTGACTCCCAACGAGCGTTATCACGGCCTTATTGAGTCGCTGCAGGATCTGGCACGACGGCTGATCACGTTTGGCTTGCACGTGCATGTCGGCGTGGATTCCGGCGACAAGGCCGTCATGGTGTGTGATCGCATTCTGAGGCACTTGCCGACGTTGTTGGCGCTCTCCAGCAGTAGTCCCTACTGGATCGGGCGCGATACGGGGCTCGCGTCGATGAGATCGAAGGTCATGGAGGGACTACCGACGGCCGGTTTGCCTACTCTGATGCGGAACTGGAGCGAGTATGTCTGGCTCGTTCGCCACATGGAAGAAACGGGTTTCATCAATACGATCCGCGAAATTTGGTGGGATGTCCGTCCGCATCATAACTTCGGTACAGTGGAGGTGCGCGTCTGCGACATGCCGGGCAACTTGGAGGACACGCTCAATATCGCCGCCTTAGTGCAGTGCTTAGTGAAGGCTCTCTCAAACGAAATCGATGAAGGAGCTTATCAGCACGATTGCCACCCGATGATGGTTGCTCAAAACAAATGGCGAGCCGCCCGCTTTGGGCGCGAGGCCCAGCTTGTGGACTCTTACTCTTTTGAGGTCAATTCAGTCGCCACCGTTACCCAGCGGCTCTGTGCTCAGCTTGATCCAATTGCCCAGGAGTTGAACTGTTCAGACTACCTAGCGCGCTGTTCGAAGATGGCGCAGCAGCCAAGCTGGGCGAGTCGGCAGCGCTCATTAAGCGAAGGTTTGGCGGATCAAGTCGCAATGGTGAGACAACTGACCGACGAGTCGCGGATTTCTTAG
- a CDS encoding MqnA/MqnD/SBP family protein: MSSTETKQLIRVGHSPDPDDAFMFHALANECIETEGYHFTHELVDIEMLNQRAFTGELELTAVSIHAYAFLHDKYLLCSCGASMGDGYGPMVVARDECSVEDLKTRTIAVPGKLTSAFLSLRMCLGEDFDYVLVPFDEILNAVEAGEYDGKKIEAGLIIHEGQLTYGDQDLKLIVDLGIWWGELTGGLPLPLGANAIRKDLGEAVINDVQKLLHESIDYGLKNRQEALDYALQYGRDLDNAKADKFVGMYVNDWTLDFGPKGRESVAKFLAMGHEQGILPELVVPEFVDL; the protein is encoded by the coding sequence GTGTCGAGTACCGAAACCAAACAGCTAATTCGCGTTGGCCATAGCCCCGATCCTGACGACGCATTTATGTTTCATGCGCTGGCGAACGAGTGCATCGAGACCGAAGGATACCACTTCACACACGAGTTGGTCGATATCGAGATGCTGAACCAACGGGCATTCACGGGCGAGTTGGAGCTCACCGCTGTCAGCATTCATGCGTACGCTTTTCTGCACGACAAGTATCTGTTGTGCTCCTGCGGAGCGAGTATGGGCGATGGCTACGGTCCGATGGTAGTGGCTCGTGACGAGTGCAGCGTTGAGGACTTGAAAACACGAACCATTGCCGTGCCTGGGAAGTTGACCAGCGCATTTCTCTCACTGCGGATGTGCTTGGGCGAAGACTTTGATTACGTCCTGGTTCCCTTTGACGAGATTCTCAACGCCGTTGAAGCCGGTGAGTACGACGGCAAAAAGATCGAAGCGGGCCTGATCATCCACGAAGGCCAACTCACCTACGGCGATCAAGACCTGAAGTTGATCGTCGACCTTGGCATCTGGTGGGGCGAACTCACCGGCGGTCTGCCTTTGCCGTTGGGGGCGAATGCGATTCGGAAGGACCTGGGCGAGGCGGTCATTAACGATGTCCAAAAGCTGCTTCATGAGTCAATCGACTATGGCTTGAAAAACCGCCAAGAGGCCCTCGACTATGCTCTGCAGTACGGTCGCGACTTAGACAACGCGAAGGCGGACAAATTTGTCGGGATGTACGTCAACGATTGGACGCTCGACTTTGGCCCCAAGGGACGCGAATCGGTCGCCAAGTTCTTAGCAATGGGGCACGAGCAAGGAATTCTTCCTGAACTGGTCGTTCCCGAGTTCGTTGATCTGTAG
- a CDS encoding ABC transporter ATP-binding protein gives MIRVVHLTQHYSVRPVLIDISMEITTGELITVLGPNGMGKSTFIQALAGILAPQEGHVEFDGVRRRSSPEGELEIRRKVAYLPDKPWLPTSWTGRDFLLAAAQLYDIPASGAMDHAERLLKLFHLAKEGDWPISSYSAGQQKKIALASVLITEAPYLLLDEPFSGGLDPAGILALKRVLKRLADDQQVTVVMTTPVPELVEELSSRVAIISEGRLATFDTVENIKRAAGGGESLEEALQLMLDPNAMENIESYFVEEQ, from the coding sequence ATGATTCGCGTAGTTCATCTGACGCAACATTACAGCGTTCGCCCCGTGCTGATCGACATTTCGATGGAGATCACCACCGGCGAACTGATCACCGTGCTCGGCCCCAACGGGATGGGCAAGAGCACCTTCATTCAAGCCTTGGCGGGCATTCTCGCACCGCAAGAAGGGCACGTTGAGTTCGACGGCGTGCGACGACGCAGTTCGCCCGAAGGGGAACTGGAGATTCGTCGGAAGGTCGCCTATCTGCCCGACAAGCCTTGGCTGCCCACTTCCTGGACGGGTCGTGATTTCCTGCTCGCTGCCGCCCAGCTCTATGACATCCCCGCCAGCGGTGCCATGGACCACGCGGAGCGTTTGCTCAAGTTGTTTCATCTGGCCAAAGAAGGGGACTGGCCGATTTCCAGCTACTCAGCCGGCCAGCAGAAGAAGATCGCCCTGGCGAGTGTGCTGATCACCGAAGCTCCCTATCTGCTGCTCGACGAACCCTTCTCCGGCGGCCTCGATCCGGCGGGAATCCTTGCGCTCAAACGCGTCCTGAAACGCCTCGCCGATGACCAACAGGTGACAGTCGTGATGACCACGCCTGTGCCAGAGCTCGTGGAAGAACTTTCTAGCCGCGTCGCCATCATCAGCGAAGGCCGCCTCGCGACGTTTGACACGGTGGAAAATATCAAGCGTGCGGCGGGGGGCGGGGAGAGTTTAGAAGAAGCGCTGCAGTTGATGCTTGATCCTAATGCGATGGAAAACATTGAAAGCTATTTCGTGGAGGAACAATGA
- a CDS encoding ThuA domain-containing protein → MKHLAVLSALLISFASISPAFAEHHGEKLKALIIDGQNNHVAWPKTTFMMKQYLEETGLFEVDIERTKYTWRGETHLEEFPLEGFTSQNLDKPKTDPDFKPDFAKYDVVISNFGFNAAPWPEETNQAFEKYVRTGGGFVVVHAADNSFGKWDEFNLMIGLGGWGGRNEKSGPYVYYNDEGEIVRNTDKGGGGGHGPQHEFELVTRADHPITKGMPKRWLHAKDELYERLRGPAENMTILATAYAHPKMRGSGRHEPMLMTIDYHDGRIFHSTLGHADYSMECIGFISSFQRGTEWAATGKVTIPLPEDFPGEEKPSVRKYKREVVLQ, encoded by the coding sequence ATGAAGCATCTCGCCGTTCTCTCTGCCCTTCTCATCAGCTTCGCCTCGATCAGTCCGGCCTTTGCCGAGCACCACGGCGAGAAGCTCAAGGCCCTGATCATCGATGGTCAGAACAACCATGTCGCTTGGCCGAAGACCACCTTCATGATGAAGCAGTACCTGGAGGAAACGGGGCTGTTTGAAGTGGATATTGAGCGAACCAAATACACTTGGCGAGGCGAAACTCACCTGGAGGAGTTTCCGCTGGAGGGCTTCACGTCGCAGAACCTCGACAAGCCAAAGACGGACCCCGATTTCAAGCCGGACTTCGCCAAGTACGACGTGGTGATTTCCAACTTCGGCTTTAATGCGGCCCCCTGGCCCGAGGAAACCAACCAGGCGTTCGAGAAGTACGTCCGCACCGGTGGCGGTTTCGTGGTGGTCCATGCGGCGGATAACTCGTTTGGCAAATGGGATGAGTTTAACCTGATGATCGGCCTTGGCGGTTGGGGCGGGCGGAATGAGAAGAGCGGCCCTTACGTCTACTACAACGACGAGGGCGAAATCGTCCGCAACACCGACAAGGGTGGTGGCGGTGGCCACGGTCCGCAGCACGAATTCGAACTGGTCACCCGTGCCGATCACCCCATCACCAAAGGGATGCCGAAGCGCTGGCTCCACGCGAAGGACGAACTGTACGAACGCCTCCGCGGCCCGGCTGAAAACATGACGATCCTCGCGACCGCCTACGCTCATCCCAAGATGCGCGGCAGCGGTCGCCACGAGCCGATGCTGATGACCATCGATTACCATGATGGTCGCATCTTCCACTCGACCTTGGGACATGCTGATTACTCGATGGAATGCATCGGTTTCATCAGCAGCTTCCAACGAGGCACCGAGTGGGCCGCCACGGGAAAAGTGACGATCCCGTTGCCCGAGGATTTCCCGGGTGAAGAGAAGCCAAGCGTGCGGAAGTACAAGCGTGAAGTGGTTCTGCAGTAA